One segment of Mycolicibacterium baixiangningiae DNA contains the following:
- a CDS encoding aromatic ring-hydroxylating oxygenase subunit alpha has product MARWPKPAEGSWTEHYPDLGTGPISFRDSISPEFYELEREAVFKKAWLNVGRVEEVPRVGSYFTKEIEVAGVSVIVVKGRDETIRAFYNVCRHRGNKLVWNDYPAEEVKGTCRQFTCKYHGWRYGLDGELKFVQQSGEFFDLDTENLGLAPVQCDVWNGFIFINLDPEPRWGLREFLGPMITALDDYPFGLMTERYEFEAHNNSNWKIFADAFQEYYHVPSLHSQQVPSEVRQPNATFECGHFQIDGPHRLVSTAGTRRWLLAPEYMYPVERATRSGLVGPWRTPETHFSAGLNPGNIEPWGITNFQIFPNLEILIYHGWYLLYRYWPTSHNTHRFEAYNAFHPARTVRERIEHEVASVVLKEFALQDAGMLGGTQAALEYGLGEPVVDDYPLSDQEILVRHLHKVSVDWVERYKAERAPVGV; this is encoded by the coding sequence ATGGCGAGGTGGCCTAAGCCCGCAGAGGGCAGCTGGACGGAGCACTATCCGGATCTCGGTACCGGACCGATCTCGTTCCGCGATTCCATTTCGCCGGAGTTCTACGAACTCGAGCGCGAGGCGGTGTTCAAGAAGGCGTGGCTCAACGTCGGCCGGGTGGAGGAGGTGCCGCGGGTCGGCAGCTACTTCACCAAGGAGATCGAGGTGGCAGGAGTCTCGGTGATCGTGGTGAAGGGCCGCGACGAGACGATCCGTGCCTTCTACAACGTCTGCCGCCACCGCGGTAACAAGCTGGTGTGGAACGACTACCCGGCAGAGGAGGTCAAGGGCACCTGCCGGCAGTTCACCTGCAAGTACCACGGGTGGCGCTACGGCCTCGACGGTGAGCTGAAGTTCGTCCAGCAGTCCGGTGAGTTCTTCGACCTGGACACCGAGAACCTCGGGCTCGCACCGGTGCAGTGCGACGTCTGGAACGGGTTCATCTTCATCAACCTGGACCCCGAACCGCGGTGGGGTCTGCGAGAGTTCCTCGGCCCCATGATCACAGCACTGGACGACTATCCGTTCGGGCTCATGACCGAGCGGTACGAATTCGAGGCGCACAACAACAGCAACTGGAAGATCTTCGCCGACGCGTTCCAGGAGTACTACCACGTACCGTCGCTGCACAGCCAGCAGGTGCCCAGCGAGGTGCGCCAACCGAATGCGACCTTCGAGTGTGGGCATTTCCAGATCGACGGACCGCACCGACTGGTGTCCACCGCGGGGACCCGCCGGTGGTTGCTCGCGCCGGAGTACATGTATCCGGTCGAACGGGCCACGCGCAGCGGGCTCGTCGGACCGTGGCGGACCCCCGAGACCCACTTCAGCGCCGGCCTGAACCCGGGAAACATCGAGCCGTGGGGCATCACGAACTTCCAGATCTTCCCGAACCTGGAGATCCTCATCTACCACGGCTGGTACCTGCTCTACCGGTACTGGCCGACGTCGCACAACACCCACAGGTTCGAGGCCTACAACGCGTTCCATCCGGCGCGCACGGTACGTGAGCGCATCGAACACGAGGTCGCCTCCGTGGTGCTCAAGGAGTTCGCGCTCCAGGACGCCGGCATGCTCGGCGGCACGCAGGCGGCGCTGGAGTACGGCCTGGGCGAGCCGGTAGTCGACGACTACCCGCTCAGCGACCAGGAAATCCTCGTCCGCCACCTGCACAAGGTGTCCGTCGACTGGGTCGAACGCTACAAGGCCGAACGCGCACCGGTGGGGGTGTGA